A single window of Rubripirellula lacrimiformis DNA harbors:
- a CDS encoding acetylxylan esterase: MNSLVLNAARLITIATLVHATSMTGALHAADEYSVTVTADHQDAIYEAGQQAAFLITVKHGDQPVSDGTVKYTIDDFTRGNQSAVFAEGELTLGKDPSRAVIRGDKAGFLRCQVTYQPDQGKAVNAIAGAAFSPAQIAPSLPVPDDFDEFWSDQKRQLAEIPINPKLTPVDSGDAAIESYDVQVPCWGGAPVSGYFAKPKSAAAKSLPAILWVHGAGVRSSILSNAVRGAQSGMLSMDINAHGLANGKPDDFYAQASSGPLKNYRSIGRQDRNTIYFRGMFLRLVRAIDFLAAQPEWNGREIVVIGHSQGGGQAIAAGGLDPRVTMIAAGVPAICDHSGVIAGRVNGWPKLVPMTDDGVPDPSGLEASRYVDAVNFASRCQAQAIMSVGFIDSVCPPSSCYAAYNALQGPKRILHEPLMGHAAPPHIQDAFFQSVLDHVKLSSVETP, from the coding sequence ATGAATTCGCTCGTACTGAACGCCGCTCGCTTGATCACCATCGCCACCTTGGTGCACGCCACGTCGATGACGGGGGCCCTACACGCCGCCGACGAATACTCGGTGACCGTGACAGCCGACCACCAGGATGCGATCTACGAAGCCGGTCAGCAGGCAGCCTTTCTGATCACCGTCAAACACGGTGACCAACCCGTGTCGGATGGGACCGTCAAGTACACAATCGACGACTTCACCCGCGGCAACCAATCAGCTGTTTTTGCGGAGGGTGAATTGACGCTGGGCAAGGATCCATCGCGTGCGGTGATCCGTGGCGACAAAGCGGGATTCCTGCGTTGCCAAGTCACCTATCAACCGGACCAAGGTAAAGCCGTCAACGCGATTGCGGGCGCCGCATTTTCACCAGCCCAGATTGCACCTAGCCTGCCCGTCCCCGATGACTTTGACGAGTTCTGGTCCGATCAAAAACGACAGCTCGCCGAAATCCCTATCAATCCCAAGCTGACGCCGGTGGACTCTGGGGATGCCGCGATCGAAAGCTATGACGTCCAGGTGCCCTGTTGGGGCGGGGCTCCCGTTTCAGGATACTTTGCCAAACCCAAATCGGCCGCAGCCAAAAGCTTGCCAGCGATTCTGTGGGTCCACGGTGCTGGCGTGCGCAGCTCGATTCTTTCCAACGCGGTCCGCGGCGCCCAATCGGGGATGCTTTCGATGGACATCAACGCCCACGGACTGGCCAACGGCAAACCCGATGACTTTTATGCCCAGGCCAGTTCGGGTCCTCTGAAAAATTATCGATCCATCGGGCGACAGGATCGAAACACCATCTACTTTCGCGGGATGTTCTTGCGTCTGGTCCGTGCCATCGACTTCCTAGCCGCTCAGCCCGAGTGGAACGGTCGCGAAATCGTCGTCATCGGGCACAGCCAGGGTGGTGGGCAAGCGATCGCCGCTGGCGGGCTGGACCCACGCGTCACCATGATCGCCGCCGGCGTCCCCGCAATCTGTGATCACTCCGGCGTGATCGCCGGCAGAGTCAACGGTTGGCCCAAGTTGGTTCCGATGACGGATGATGGTGTCCCGGATCCATCCGGGCTGGAAGCATCGCGGTATGTCGATGCCGTTAACTTTGCATCTCGCTGCCAAGCCCAGGCGATCATGAGCGTTGGGTTCATCGATTCGGTGTGTCCACCGTCAAGCTGTTACGCAGCCTACAACGCGTTGCAGGGCCCCAAACGCATCCTTCATGAACCGTTGATGGGTCACGCCGCCCCGCCGCATATCCAGGATGCGTTTTTCCAAAGCGTGCTGGATCACGTGAAGCTGTCATCCGTCGAAACCCCCTAA
- a CDS encoding beta strand repeat-containing protein, producing MIRSRKNPCAGQRVRRNRRLNLETLENRRVLASFVVSTSVDVVDNGDAVISLREAVALANQTAGADTITFDEFEFFEPTTIGLTLGELEITDGVEIQGLTDNRITIDAQSGSRILRVNTGPSAQRSVSISDITLTGGQTTGFNEDGAAILQLAASDLTLTRVAITNNRTTGNNSDGGAISSVGPLTIVDSVISGNRTEGTTSLGGAITSGNTLTITASRLTGNSTTGTDSRGGAIQSAANLVMTDTLLQDNRTDGDGAIGGALNATGLITINGSRFIENRTTGERADGGAIAVFQSLETFGGGFTITQSDIHANQTGGLDSRGGGLYADFANGTISSSSITNNQTTRQGSHGGGVLVTRTDLAMDQSTISGNVAGGTDAFAGGIGLVGGSLSIHGVTITDNQASGDGGGVYFDSDFTSSDFIVSNSIVAGNSLSNGLAQSAPDVRFNQSNPNLSVQSSLFGTNRGSLFTQSLTPDSDGNYIGGSDENVIDPGLDPLMLAGNSRVHPLIPGSLAIDAGQSSLSVGAPYDQRGPGFDRLSANEVDMGSFELQSIDNSRFVVNTLSDELDYTNSDVSLREAIETANRNAGSDSITFDSDALTGSDTITLSLGQLSITDSVSIVGPGAESLTIDGDATFRVFAISGDTDVLIEGLTITGGRTSISNSTGIVGTDPNASIANGAGVRSESTGRVTLRMVAITDNQVVSNTATGAGVWAESGELVIEDSVVSNNIGVGVAVTSTDVTMERVTVSSNAGTGVTIDRSEAELINTTISANSGTNGGGVSIGDLSQVALVHATVFNNLSESGGGIFIADDVSSSVLISNSIVAGNTSTTSHPDIRIPAVVDITIASSLIGDLSGTTLTESQTADANGNLIGGPTDGVIDPMLGSLVVHGGDLPIHEPDAASPVINAGDDLRSVTSTGAAIQTDARGLPFLRQSDTVDMGAVELQQAVPTILWNNPDPILVGTPLTDLQLNATTDIPGTFVYSPADQSVLGQGSNQILTAVFTPVDTDLYAETTVTVSIDVVAAEDLGDAPNSYSTLRASNGPRHAESTLSLGSTIDYDTDGQPTVAADGDGSTDDGVRFATSLVSATTATKGSILINASTAAKLDAWIDFDGNGIFDTGEHLGGGTSIDVVAGENLLVVDVPADSASGLTYARFRISSSGGLSPTGAATDGEVEDYAVTMLAQSTPSPAELFVTGTQINLVREADEWVVRRRTVEVFRVPVGSVSEMAITGDEFSNVLTIDQSGGDVMPVDGLSFDGGDRVNTLRWVGGSADLDLTDGGNLTLRNIDAIDLTDAAAQALTIDSAAARQMDPGGEGIIITGIAPSESSPGNTTPGDQLMFTDGASWRMAEPEVIFQTVYQVITLNDTFIQMDFGSGWQNISSPSDVNNNGTITANDALVVINELGRRAYSDANGGTLVNPATVDPWPGFYYDQNGDGMVTALDALRVINQLARLSSDGSGSGESEMHDRLPTLRTIEPTRRDESGSAAAAIAPTTTTFGWLDRVASRTADDATWTTVDDDTTESDSERNDSERSAAADQVDRLLSQDDFLTSLL from the coding sequence ATGATTCGGAGTCGAAAGAATCCCTGTGCAGGCCAACGTGTCCGTCGAAATCGTCGTTTGAACCTCGAGACGCTCGAAAACCGACGGGTACTGGCCTCCTTTGTCGTCAGCACCTCGGTCGACGTGGTCGACAACGGGGACGCCGTGATCAGCCTTCGTGAAGCTGTCGCTTTGGCGAATCAAACCGCAGGCGCCGACACGATCACTTTCGACGAATTCGAATTTTTTGAACCGACCACGATCGGGCTGACCCTGGGCGAGCTGGAGATCACCGACGGCGTGGAAATCCAGGGGCTGACCGACAACCGGATCACCATCGACGCGCAATCCGGATCGCGGATTCTACGCGTCAATACGGGACCATCGGCACAGCGATCGGTTTCGATCAGCGACATCACGTTGACCGGCGGTCAGACCACCGGGTTCAACGAAGACGGTGCTGCGATCCTGCAATTGGCCGCCAGCGATCTGACGCTGACCCGAGTGGCGATCACCAACAACCGAACCACAGGCAACAATTCCGACGGCGGAGCGATCTCGTCCGTTGGGCCGCTGACGATCGTGGATTCGGTCATCTCGGGCAACCGTACCGAAGGCACCACATCATTGGGCGGGGCGATCACCAGCGGAAACACGCTGACGATCACCGCCAGCCGATTGACCGGAAATTCAACCACCGGCACGGATTCTCGCGGCGGCGCGATTCAATCGGCCGCCAACTTGGTGATGACCGACACGCTGTTGCAGGACAACCGAACCGACGGGGACGGGGCAATCGGCGGTGCCTTAAACGCCACCGGACTGATCACGATCAACGGCAGTCGATTCATCGAAAACCGGACAACGGGGGAACGAGCCGACGGTGGTGCCATTGCGGTATTCCAATCCTTGGAGACCTTTGGCGGCGGATTCACAATCACCCAGTCCGACATTCACGCCAATCAAACAGGCGGACTCGACTCACGCGGCGGAGGCCTCTACGCCGACTTTGCCAACGGCACGATTTCGTCCAGTTCCATCACCAACAACCAAACGACCCGCCAAGGCAGTCACGGTGGTGGCGTCCTGGTGACTCGCACCGATCTTGCGATGGACCAAAGCACGATTTCCGGAAACGTCGCGGGCGGAACAGACGCGTTCGCCGGCGGGATCGGATTGGTCGGCGGCTCGCTATCGATCCATGGCGTGACGATCACCGACAACCAAGCCAGCGGCGACGGCGGCGGAGTCTACTTTGATTCCGATTTCACCAGCAGCGATTTTATCGTTTCCAATTCGATCGTCGCTGGGAACTCGCTCTCCAATGGGCTCGCCCAATCGGCCCCCGACGTACGCTTCAACCAGTCGAATCCGAATTTGTCCGTGCAGTCCAGTCTGTTCGGAACCAATCGCGGGTCGTTGTTCACGCAGTCGCTGACCCCCGATTCCGACGGTAACTATATCGGCGGATCCGACGAAAACGTCATCGACCCCGGTTTGGATCCACTGATGCTGGCCGGCAACAGTCGCGTGCATCCATTGATCCCCGGTTCATTGGCAATCGATGCTGGGCAATCTTCGTTATCGGTAGGCGCCCCCTACGATCAACGGGGACCGGGTTTTGACCGTCTTTCGGCCAACGAAGTGGACATGGGTTCGTTCGAACTCCAGTCCATCGACAATTCACGGTTTGTGGTGAATACCCTTTCCGACGAACTTGACTACACCAATTCGGACGTCAGCCTTCGTGAAGCGATCGAAACGGCCAACCGAAACGCGGGCAGCGATTCCATCACGTTCGACTCCGATGCATTGACGGGTTCGGACACGATCACACTTTCCCTAGGGCAACTATCAATCACCGACTCGGTATCCATCGTCGGCCCTGGGGCGGAATCGTTAACGATCGATGGTGACGCCACATTTCGCGTGTTTGCGATTTCGGGCGACACCGACGTGCTGATCGAAGGACTAACCATTACCGGCGGAAGAACATCCATATCGAATTCGACCGGAATCGTCGGGACCGACCCCAACGCCTCGATCGCCAATGGCGCGGGTGTTCGGTCCGAGTCCACTGGCCGAGTCACGCTACGCATGGTTGCGATCACCGACAACCAAGTCGTTAGCAATACCGCCACTGGTGCAGGCGTCTGGGCCGAATCAGGCGAATTGGTGATCGAAGACTCGGTCGTGTCGAACAATATCGGCGTTGGCGTCGCGGTCACGTCGACCGATGTGACCATGGAACGAGTGACGGTTTCGTCGAATGCGGGAACCGGCGTCACGATCGATCGATCCGAAGCCGAATTGATCAACACCACCATTTCCGCCAACTCGGGCACAAACGGTGGAGGCGTGTCGATCGGCGACCTAAGCCAAGTGGCGTTGGTCCACGCAACGGTGTTCAACAATTTGTCAGAGTCCGGCGGCGGGATTTTCATTGCCGACGACGTTTCATCGTCCGTCTTGATTAGCAATTCGATTGTCGCCGGGAACACGTCCACGACCAGCCATCCCGACATTCGAATTCCCGCGGTGGTGGACATCACCATCGCGTCTTCGCTAATCGGTGACCTTAGCGGCACCACACTGACCGAATCACAGACCGCCGATGCCAACGGTAATTTGATCGGTGGCCCTACCGACGGCGTGATCGATCCGATGCTGGGGTCGCTGGTGGTCCATGGCGGGGATCTGCCGATTCACGAGCCCGACGCCGCCAGTCCGGTGATCAATGCTGGTGACGATTTGCGTTCGGTAACATCCACCGGCGCCGCGATCCAAACCGACGCACGCGGATTGCCGTTTCTGCGTCAATCCGACACCGTCGACATGGGGGCGGTGGAACTGCAGCAAGCCGTTCCAACCATCCTGTGGAACAATCCGGATCCCATCCTAGTCGGCACGCCGCTAACCGATCTGCAGCTCAATGCGACCACGGACATCCCCGGGACGTTTGTGTATTCACCGGCAGACCAAAGCGTTCTGGGGCAAGGGTCGAACCAAATCTTGACCGCGGTCTTCACGCCTGTCGACACGGACTTGTACGCTGAAACGACCGTCACCGTTTCCATCGATGTTGTCGCCGCCGAAGACCTTGGCGATGCGCCCAATTCGTATTCGACCCTCCGCGCAAGCAACGGACCGCGGCATGCCGAATCGACGTTGTCGCTGGGGTCCACCATTGATTACGACACCGATGGGCAACCCACCGTCGCTGCCGACGGCGACGGATCCACCGACGATGGCGTGCGATTCGCCACGTCGCTGGTTTCCGCAACAACGGCGACAAAGGGCAGCATCCTGATCAACGCCTCGACCGCCGCCAAGCTAGACGCTTGGATCGACTTCGATGGCAACGGAATTTTCGACACCGGCGAACACCTCGGTGGCGGCACATCGATCGACGTCGTCGCGGGAGAAAACCTGTTGGTCGTGGATGTCCCAGCCGATTCGGCCAGCGGATTGACCTACGCCCGATTCCGAATCAGTTCTAGCGGCGGTTTGTCGCCAACAGGCGCGGCCACCGATGGCGAAGTCGAAGACTACGCTGTGACGATGCTGGCGCAGTCCACGCCCAGCCCCGCAGAACTGTTCGTCACGGGAACGCAAATCAACCTGGTTCGCGAAGCAGACGAATGGGTCGTTCGCCGACGCACCGTCGAAGTCTTCCGTGTCCCTGTCGGTTCGGTCAGCGAAATGGCGATCACGGGAGACGAATTCAGCAACGTGCTGACAATCGACCAAAGCGGTGGCGATGTCATGCCCGTCGATGGCCTGTCCTTTGATGGCGGTGACCGGGTCAACACACTGCGATGGGTCGGCGGATCAGCCGACTTGGACCTCACCGACGGTGGCAACCTAACGCTTCGTAACATTGACGCGATTGACTTGACCGACGCGGCAGCCCAGGCGCTCACCATCGATTCGGCCGCAGCCAGACAAATGGATCCCGGCGGCGAGGGCATCATCATCACAGGGATCGCTCCCAGTGAATCATCCCCGGGCAATACCACCCCCGGCGATCAATTGATGTTTACCGATGGTGCATCTTGGCGCATGGCCGAGCCCGAAGTGATCTTCCAGACCGTTTACCAGGTCATCACTTTGAACGACACCTTCATTCAAATGGACTTCGGCAGCGGATGGCAAAACATCAGCAGCCCCAGCGACGTCAACAACAATGGAACGATCACAGCAAACGATGCACTGGTCGTGATCAATGAACTTGGGCGCCGCGCGTACTCCGACGCCAATGGCGGTACCTTGGTCAATCCAGCAACGGTAGATCCATGGCCAGGGTTTTACTATGACCAGAACGGCGACGGGATGGTGACGGCGCTCGATGCCCTGCGAGTGATCAATCAACTGGCGCGGCTCAGCAGCGACGGTAGCGGTTCGGGCGAATCCGAGATGCACGATCGATTGCCCACCCTGCGAACCATCGAACCGACACGCCGGGACGAATCCGGATCTGCAGCCGCCGCCATTGCCCCGACGACGACAACATTCGGCTGGCTGGATCGGGTTGCATCCCGCACCGCGGATGATGCCACCTGGACGACCGTGGACGACGACACCACCGAAAGTGATAGTGAACGAAATGATAGTGAACGATCCGCCGCGGCCGATCAAGTCGACCGCTTGCTATCGCAGGACGACTTTCTAACAAGCCTGCTGTGA
- a CDS encoding Gfo/Idh/MocA family protein, with the protein MQPSDRRTFLKSAAVVSAATIVPRHVLGGPGHIAPSDRVNVALIGAGGRGLQNARELMKLSDVRISTVIDPAERWDLKDFYYRGVSGRLPVCSEIEKHYQRTDANFRCQGHVDFRRAIEDLPNEFDAVLCATPDHLHASVSLRSLAAGKHVYCEKPLTHNIAEARLIAKVAEDSGLATQMGNQGHSTEGIRQTCEWLRSGVLGELKSIHSWVPATRWNPGLTAPPTQSQPVPKGLDWDLWCGPRQPIDFNSAYAPVSWRDFWQFGLGAMGDFGCHDLDSAVWGLELGMPTRVEMFPAGQTHSAMIPFGEVGYFDFAATKHTGPIRLQWYSGGPRPAHPDAMPDNVQLPRRGVLFVGEKGVMVCGGAGGAPTLYPLELQESSTPPQPTIKRSAGHHRDWIDAIKGGDPASSEFGYGAKLTEVTLLGVLALRTASVIDWNQAEMKATGVASADPIIHGDYRDGWKLDRP; encoded by the coding sequence ATGCAACCTTCCGATCGTCGAACGTTTCTAAAGTCCGCTGCCGTCGTTTCCGCGGCAACGATTGTCCCGCGTCATGTGTTGGGGGGACCGGGGCATATCGCGCCTAGTGATCGAGTCAACGTGGCATTGATCGGCGCCGGCGGTCGAGGACTGCAAAACGCACGCGAATTGATGAAGCTGTCCGACGTGCGAATTTCCACCGTCATCGATCCAGCCGAACGCTGGGACCTGAAAGATTTCTACTATCGCGGCGTGTCCGGACGATTGCCTGTTTGCAGTGAAATTGAAAAACACTATCAAAGGACCGATGCAAACTTTCGCTGCCAGGGCCATGTTGATTTCCGGCGGGCGATCGAGGATTTGCCCAATGAATTCGATGCCGTTCTGTGCGCGACCCCCGACCACCTGCATGCCAGCGTATCGCTGCGATCGCTTGCCGCCGGCAAACACGTGTACTGCGAAAAGCCACTGACGCACAACATTGCCGAAGCGAGGTTGATTGCGAAAGTCGCCGAAGATTCGGGCTTGGCGACCCAGATGGGCAATCAAGGACATTCGACCGAAGGGATCCGCCAGACGTGTGAATGGCTGCGAAGCGGAGTGCTTGGCGAATTGAAATCGATCCATTCGTGGGTACCAGCCACGCGTTGGAACCCGGGTCTGACGGCGCCACCCACGCAGAGCCAGCCTGTGCCGAAGGGTCTTGATTGGGACCTCTGGTGCGGCCCCCGCCAACCGATCGATTTCAACTCGGCCTACGCGCCGGTTTCGTGGCGGGACTTTTGGCAGTTCGGACTGGGCGCGATGGGCGACTTCGGATGCCACGACCTGGATTCGGCCGTCTGGGGACTGGAACTGGGAATGCCGACGCGAGTGGAAATGTTTCCCGCCGGGCAAACCCATTCGGCCATGATTCCGTTCGGCGAAGTCGGTTACTTTGACTTCGCAGCAACCAAGCACACCGGTCCGATCCGGTTGCAATGGTACAGCGGTGGCCCACGACCAGCCCATCCCGACGCGATGCCAGACAACGTCCAATTGCCACGACGCGGGGTGCTGTTCGTGGGCGAAAAAGGGGTGATGGTATGCGGAGGCGCCGGCGGCGCACCGACTCTGTATCCGCTGGAACTTCAAGAATCCTCGACACCGCCCCAGCCCACGATCAAGCGTTCGGCCGGACACCACCGCGATTGGATCGATGCGATCAAGGGCGGCGACCCGGCCAGCAGCGAGTTCGGTTACGGAGCCAAACTGACCGAGGTCACCCTGTTGGGCGTCCTGGCTCTGCGCACCGCTAGTGTGATTGACTGGAACCAAGCTGAGATGAAAGCGACCGGGGTCGCCAGTGCGGACCCGATCATTCATGGCGACTATCGCGATGGTTGGAAACTGGACCGACCGTAG
- a CDS encoding sulfatase-like hydrolase/transferase, which translates to MLRTLTRFVLDGMPLVRQRCSCLWRGRIALLVGVGIVGGILNTPLGWAQPSDRPHIVLVMADDQGWGETGYNGHPLLKTPHLDAMANHGLRLDRFYAGAPVCSPTRAAVLTGRTNDRTGVESHGYALRRQEITVSKLLRDAGYVTGHFGKWHLNGLRGPGVPILDSDSHHPGKFGFDHWLSVTNFFDRDPLLSRRGKFEDFEGDSSEIVVDEAIDFIARQSRAGLASFTVIWFGTPHSPFKAVAEDMVDFQDLDESSMNHYGELVAMDRSIGTLRLGLRELGIAEDTLLWYCSDNGGLPKIKPDTTGGLRGNKGKIFEGGLRVPAIIEWPAVITQSRITETPACVMDIAATLLDITGVAHPAPDRPADGISLLPLIQGDDRPRRQPIGFRFGRASAMNFGDGIKLVSEDGDPAHLQMYDLKADPYETTDLSGQHAEELAKRTKVWSDWMQSVDDSFAGKDYPERKVDPSEPEPRWWDETDLYQTFLPQFRERWEYQSWLKRKKR; encoded by the coding sequence ATGCTTCGTACACTGACCCGATTCGTCTTGGATGGAATGCCGCTTGTTCGCCAACGGTGTTCTTGTCTTTGGCGTGGGCGGATTGCATTGTTGGTGGGCGTTGGGATCGTTGGTGGGATTTTGAACACACCGCTGGGGTGGGCTCAGCCCAGCGATCGACCACACATCGTGTTGGTGATGGCCGACGATCAGGGTTGGGGCGAAACGGGCTACAACGGGCATCCCCTGCTGAAGACGCCCCACCTGGACGCGATGGCAAACCACGGTTTGCGGTTGGATCGGTTTTATGCAGGTGCGCCGGTTTGTTCACCGACTCGGGCGGCCGTGTTGACTGGTCGAACGAACGACCGCACCGGAGTGGAAAGTCATGGGTATGCACTGCGGCGTCAAGAGATCACGGTTTCGAAATTGCTGCGTGACGCCGGTTATGTAACGGGACATTTTGGGAAGTGGCACCTGAATGGACTGCGTGGCCCCGGCGTCCCGATCCTTGATTCCGATAGTCATCATCCCGGCAAATTCGGATTTGATCATTGGTTGTCGGTGACGAACTTTTTCGATCGTGATCCGCTGCTGTCACGGCGTGGCAAGTTCGAAGATTTTGAAGGGGATTCGTCAGAGATCGTGGTTGATGAAGCCATCGATTTCATTGCTCGTCAGTCTCGCGCCGGGTTGGCATCGTTTACCGTTATCTGGTTCGGGACCCCTCACAGTCCCTTCAAAGCAGTCGCCGAAGACATGGTGGACTTTCAGGATCTGGACGAATCATCGATGAACCACTACGGCGAATTGGTGGCGATGGATCGCAGCATCGGGACGCTTCGCTTGGGGCTGCGCGAATTGGGCATCGCCGAGGATACTTTGCTTTGGTACTGCAGCGACAATGGGGGACTGCCCAAGATCAAACCGGATACGACCGGTGGACTTCGTGGCAACAAAGGGAAGATCTTCGAAGGTGGTTTGCGGGTCCCGGCGATCATCGAATGGCCTGCGGTGATCACGCAATCGCGAATCACCGAAACGCCCGCCTGTGTGATGGACATCGCGGCGACATTGTTGGATATCACCGGCGTCGCTCACCCGGCACCTGACCGGCCCGCCGATGGCATCAGTCTGTTGCCACTGATCCAGGGTGACGATCGTCCGCGTCGTCAACCGATCGGGTTCCGCTTTGGTCGTGCTTCGGCCATGAATTTTGGAGACGGTATCAAACTGGTTTCCGAAGATGGCGATCCGGCCCATTTGCAGATGTACGACTTGAAGGCGGATCCCTACGAAACCACCGACCTATCGGGGCAACACGCGGAAGAACTCGCCAAACGGACCAAGGTATGGAGCGACTGGATGCAATCGGTGGACGATAGTTTTGCCGGTAAAGACTATCCAGAACGAAAAGTCGACCCCAGCGAACCCGAACCTCGATGGTGGGACGAAACCGATCTGTACCAAACTTTTCTGCCTCAATTCCGCGAACGGTGGGAATATCAGAGCTGGTTGAAGCGAAAGAAACGCTGA
- a CDS encoding CBS domain-containing protein yields MSTVLSATEIMRRSLVTLSPSDDVHTSISRLLRDNISGAPVVDEDGRYLGVFSEKCSINALTEVIQSAREVGLHVVRVREFMTCDLVTLSQSMCVFDAIDHLLSRRISGAPVIDDEGRYAGIFSEKTAMRVLASALHDQLPGTNVGAYMNLDRNRIIDENDMLLEVAQKFQETPYRRLPVLYGDKLAGQVSRRDVLKAEHRLASEVHARAMQSPLAHLRAAATPRFVSEYMDCAALTASPTTDLLGITQMFLNSPYRRLPIVDNGKLLGQVSRRDLLNAAAGIMKPKKPRGRAETLYLSQLSAAAPPSLS; encoded by the coding sequence ATGTCGACCGTTCTTTCTGCTACCGAGATCATGCGTCGTAGTCTTGTGACGTTGAGTCCCAGCGACGATGTGCACACCAGCATTTCAAGATTGCTGCGTGATAATATTTCGGGGGCGCCGGTCGTCGACGAAGATGGCAGGTACTTGGGAGTCTTCAGCGAGAAGTGTTCGATCAATGCCTTGACAGAAGTGATTCAGTCGGCACGAGAAGTGGGGCTGCATGTGGTTCGCGTTCGCGAGTTCATGACGTGTGACTTGGTCACTTTGTCCCAAAGCATGTGTGTCTTTGATGCCATCGATCACCTTTTATCCCGGCGGATTTCTGGGGCGCCAGTGATCGACGACGAAGGCCGATATGCGGGCATCTTTTCCGAAAAGACGGCGATGCGAGTCTTGGCGTCGGCGTTGCATGACCAGTTGCCCGGCACCAACGTGGGCGCGTACATGAATCTGGATCGAAATCGGATCATCGACGAAAACGACATGCTGTTGGAAGTGGCTCAGAAATTCCAGGAGACCCCGTACCGCCGGTTGCCGGTGCTGTACGGCGACAAGTTGGCTGGGCAGGTCAGTCGGCGGGACGTGTTGAAGGCCGAGCATCGTTTGGCGTCCGAAGTGCACGCACGCGCCATGCAATCTCCGCTGGCTCATCTGCGGGCGGCGGCGACTCCCCGATTCGTCAGCGAATACATGGACTGTGCAGCGCTGACCGCCAGTCCGACCACCGATTTGCTGGGGATCACGCAGATGTTCTTGAATTCACCCTATCGGCGCTTGCCGATCGTCGACAACGGAAAACTGCTGGGCCAAGTCAGTCGGCGTGACCTGTTGAACGCAGCGGCCGGAATCATGAAGCCCAAAAAGCCTCGCGGCCGAGCGGAAACCCTGTATCTGTCTCAGCTATCGGCCGCCGCGCCGCCGTCGCTTAGCTGA